GTGTAACACCccacttagtcccacatcagaagtgggcaatGATTATGATTGGCTAATATaggcctgatgagtgtattatgatAACccctgcttaagcattttggtccgtgattgaaggaccaaaatggagttattgggcaGTTGGCtcgtcagactcgggtcgtgacagatATAGTCTACTTCGATTGACAATTTGGTGAATAGTTTGCTAATGTTCAAGCTCTGAACTTATTTGTGGCATATACTTCTAAATATTTAACTAGAATCACCAGGATAAGGAAATATTGAAGTTTGGCAAACTGATTAATTCATACACCTTCTCCAACATCTCATTTTTAATCTTCAAGTAATAGGTATGTTATGCTTAAAGTCCATGTATCACTATAGCATATGTACATCAGGTTAGTtaaatataacaaaatattaaAGGTCATTTGTTAGAGTTCTTTACTTCAGAAGTTATGATGGCCAAAAGTACTACTGACACAATCATAACAGTTCaagaatgtaattatgaatgtacTTATATTGACTTCTCTGGATACGTGTGATTTTCATCGACACTGTTTCAGCATGTCGTCAGTTGGTCTGCAACTTGCTTAGAAGATACTGTTAAGTGTTAACCATGAGTATCATAGATATCTAGCATTGTGAAGCATCTATGACTGGTTACAGGAGGAGAGGACTGCAGCTATCTCACTTGCTAACAAGATGGTTGAAAATTTGAAGTCACAAGCTGTTCTGGTAATCTGTTACTACATCAGTGTGTTGAAATAACAGGTTATATGGTAGAAATATATTGTGAACGACAATTTCTTGATCTTGTGCTTGCAGGCTCGCTTTTATGAAGGAAAGGAACCGATACAGTTATTCTCTATCTTCCAGAGCTTCCTAGTTTTCAAGGTTTGACCCTTAACAAAAACCTCTTCATCTGAGAGTGTATTTCTGCTATTGAAGCTATCTTTTTGTGGTAGTTTTATTTCTACTATAAGAAACTCCGCCTGATCTTTTCCCGTGTAATATTACAGGGTGGGGTAAGTTCTGGGTATAAGAAGTTTGTCAAGGAAAACAGCACAACTGATGAAACATATTCAGAGGAAGGTGCTGCACTTTTCCGAATACAAGGTTCTGGACCAGAAAATATGCAAGCAATTCAAGTAGAACCGGTAGATCCACCATAGTCTCATTTTTTAATGCAACAATGCTTCAATATACCACATATCTTAAACTTGGCATTTTTTAAAACCTTTTATTGCTATGCTTatacatttatttttttcttaatcaggTAGCTTCTTCTTTGAATTCATCCTACTGTTACATACTGCATAGTGGCAGTATTGTTTTCACATGGTCCGGAAGCCTAACCACCTCTGTGGATCAAGAACTAGTTGAGAGGCAGCTAGATCTGATTAAGGTATGACAAAATCTAGTTCATGTGGTAAATTAGTTTTGTAAAGCTTTTGCAATTGATTGTTTGTTCCATAAGCCATTAAGATAGGTAATGGCTGTACCAGTGGTTATCAATATACATATATTTGACATAACCACTTTGAACTCAAAGGAATCCAGAATCTGTCCTCATGATTTTGAAAATAACAAATTGCCAACGGCATGATGTTTGAGTTCAATAGCTCATTGTATATTTTATAGAGTTATCTTTCTCCCTATAAACAGGAGATTCAATTTCTAAACACCTGAAAATTTTATCCATTGACCATAGACTTTGCTACCTGTTTTGTGTCTGAAAATAGGAACATCCGAGAGACTGAGAtacttttcatttttaaattatgGTGTGGAGCTTTGAGAAGCATTCTCTCACTTAAAGACTTTACTCTAAGAAGGaatgataaaagaaaagaattatTGAGATTTTAAAATCAAGGTGGAACCGGTGCCTATTTCATCACTATTTTTCATTTGTTCCCTAATTGATCCTCACTATTTAATAGTTGCTATATCCTTAATCTAAACTGAAGTGAAGACTGATCAATGTAATGGTAGGATGTTTAGCACTGTAACTGAGCACCCAAACTTCTTGTTATGCATGCTTTCAAACACTTTCCCCTTACCCAGATCTTCTGCCTTAGTGTCTCTTCTTATCTGCAAGTTCTCATAGTGATCCTATTTCCATGAAACAAGGTCGAAATCCTAATTTAGCTGTATGACTTGTTCGCCTTGGGAACCTCTGGTTCTTGAATCTCATTGAATTAGATCAAAATATATGACAGGCGATTAGTTGGTTATCTCTTCAACTGTTTTTAGATTTTACTAATCGATTTAACCCAAGTGTTTCATTATGCATGATATGATGGTTTACtgattgagattttctagtactcCTGATGTCACATTGGCTTATTGTTCACACTGTTTGGTTccatccaacttcgtgaagaccttGATATGTGTAGAGAGAAGGCTACAAAGTGCAAATTACTTATTTCCAACATAGTAAAGCATAACATAGCATGGTAAAGGTTTCCCACATTGATCATGTGTTCATAATAATGGCCCTGTCAGAATGTGTGACAGATCTAGTTTCATCTGACAACATGCTCACTCATTTCATGTTAGTAGTAACAGAATGTACTCGTAGTCTTGCTATAGCTAACAAAAAATTTGGCAGCTATTAGgtattatttttctctttaatCTAATTCTTGTTGTTGTATCTGATGTTCTGCTTTATGTAGTTGATTCTTGGCGTGTTGTCCCTGAAGGTGTTTATTATTTAATCATTGAATAAGTTGAGGAAGTATGTCTTATTATTTAATGCAGTAACTAATGCTGTGAAACACCCGCATGagttacatattatttatttcttaatACTTGTTCTATTCTAACCTTCTGTGGCTGACCCTCTTGTCCATAATTGAGATTTTTTGTTTGGTGGATTTTTTTCTTCGCCACCTATTTATTCTTTTTCAATTTGGACAGCCAAATGTGCAGCCTAAAACACAAAAAGAAGGAACGGAAACTGAACAGTTTTGGAGTTTACTAGGAGGAAAATCTGAACACCCCAGTCAGAAAATTGGGAAAGAGCCAGAACATGATCCTCACCTATTCTCATGTACTTTCTCAAAAGGTAGGAAGTTAGAGGTGCATGTTGTTCATCTATGTTCCTATTTTAGTCCTGTTTTCTATCATTTTATAGGTGTGCTAATGTTAGCTGTTCTATTTCATGGAACGAATATATGCTGTATGCATATGGAAAAATGAAGGCAACCTAAAGGTATGTAGTCCATAATATCTTCTTGAGCGGATCCCTGTTTAACAGAAAGCGAAACTGTCAAACATGTTTGTATTGTGGTTACAGGTGACAGAGATTTTCAACTTTACCCAAGATGACTTGATGACTGAGGATCTCTTCATTCTGGACTGTCACTCAGACATATATGTATGGGTAGGGCAGCAGTTGGACCCAAAAATCCGACTGCAAGCTTTAAGCATTGCAGAGGTATGGAATGCTTTTCTTTCTACCTTTGTCTTCTATCTGCTGCAGCATAAAAATGTCACTTTTCAGAAAGtcctttgttttgtttgtttaagTTCCTTTTTCTATTTCTAACAGAAATATATTGAACAAGATTTTCTTATGGAAAATCTCTCTCGAGAAACCCCATTGTATATCATTATGGAAGGAAGTGAGCCTCCATTCTTCACTCGCTTCTTCAACTGGGATTCAGCAAAATCATCAGTAAGCATTTGCATATGGAGTTGAATGTCAACATTATGTAAAATGTTTATTTTATATGCAGTATATTTATTAAATATCTTCTTCTGTCTGCTATGATTTTGTTTCTGGGGCAGTTGTAACTATGAGACCAATGTACTCTTAACTAGGGTCTGACTTATCTTTGGTTGCAGATGCATGGTAACTCATTTCAAAGGAAGCTAGCTATGGTGAAAAATGGAGTTCCTCCAACACCAGATGTAACCTCCTTACCTCAATAGCTACTGATATCTTAATTAGATCATAACAATATGTATAACAGTCATTCAAAATGCACTAGACCTCTGTAAATTAAGAAGCGATTTTTCACAACATCTCTGCTATTTAAATTTCAGAATATCAGAATGCCAAGAGTTTCAGTATTTGTTTTATTTGTGACTTTCTTGATGCATGTTAgggttgcataattgacttttAGGTTATTCTTATCTGTTTTTTCTGTTATATACATCAATGTTAGTAGCATGACACACAATAAACTGATAGCCAATAAGTTATATAAACAGGTTTCTTTCGAATATGAGCTATAGATGGTGGTTTGGAAGAGATAAATATAGAGGTATGAagaattgaaaaacaagaaaataGTTAAGATGGCTTGTGGTCAAGCAATTGCACCTTTCCTTGATAATTCATCATCATTTTTATACAAAATCAAGAATGCATCCCCTTTTTATGTGTTGACTAAAGCCTAAAAgcacttttttttaatgattccTATATTTTTCAAATATATGGTAGTCAGGTGATTATTTGAACTTTCCTTTCAAACTCTTAGAATAATATATTGATCAGCCTAACAAGATTCTAAAGGTTTTCTCTTTTCTGTCATGGTTGAGTCCCATTGTTTTACTTAAATCTCCTTTGGGTTTCTGATTAACCTTAGAGTCGCAAGGTAGCTTTGGACTCTAATTGGATCATAGTTACAGTAAACCTGATTTATCTGACATCTACCATGTCCATTGTAAAGCCTGTTTTTTTTAAGAGTTTACCAAATTATCTGTCTCAACAACCAAAGCTTCTATTTGCTTAGGTTGGTTCTTTCTCATTTAATGCCTACAGAAGTAGTACAATCCTCACTGTATTGGATTTTGTAGccaaatttttcataaaaaaatcatgataGGTCTGAGATTCTGGCTCTGAAAAGCTAAAAGCtacataaaataattatttatcgtGTCTCAGTGACGAtcgttttttttttctcctcgctACTGCACAACCTTTATATAAACCTTCCAATAATAACTAATAATTATTCTTTTCTGTTAAGGATTTTGGTTTGTTAGAAATTTTAGTTAAGAACTCACATATTGATTACTTGCACTTACTATCAGAAGCCCAAGCGACGGACACCAACATCCTATGCTGGGAGGTCCAGCGTGCCAGACAAATCTCAGCGCTCAAGAAGCATGTCCTTCAGCCCTGAACGTGTTCGAGTTAGAGGAAGATCTCCTGCTTTTAATGCACTAGCTGCTAATTTTGAGAACCCAAATGCCAGGAATCTGTCAACTCCTCCTCCAGCAGTCAGAAAACCTTCTCCAAAACCTGTGATGCTTGATCCTTCAAAGGTGGCACCAAAATCAGGAGCAATTGCTGTCCTCTCTGCTTCTTTCGAACGCCCAAGGGAAATAATGATACCAAAGTCAATAATACCAAAATCATTAAAAGGTATGCCTGAACTATCTTCTAGAATATGAAGGTCTAGGTTATACATTGTACTTTAACATTGAAACTTTTCGTCTTTCGTTTGTCAAAGTGAGCCCCGAGAACAACAAACCAAAACCAGAGGTGAACGCCAAGGGAAGCATCGCTACATTGAACACCAGAATGGAAACCCTTACAATACAGGAAGATGCAAAGGAGGGTGAAGCTGAAGATGAAGGGCTCCCCATTTTCCCCTATGAACGCCTGAAGACCACTTCCACTAATCCTGTTACAGATGTTGATATAACCAAGCGAGAGGTATACAAATTTTTCGGGTGGTTTCATAGTTGGGGAATTCAATTCAGTTCTAATATTTCTGGTCCTAATGGCAGACATACTTATCTTCTGCGGAGTTCAAGGAGAAGTTTGGCATGACAAAAGAATCTTTCTACAAGTTAGCCAAATGGAAGCAAAACAGACTCAAAATGGCACTTCAGTTGTTCTAAGACTTCCAAATTCTGAGGTCCTCTTCTGGCCCTGGATCAGAGACAGCATTGATGGACAGGGTGCTTGGATGTCTTCCTACCCTCGTTTCAGATTGTGACTGGTCCTACCCAACCTAGTTCTCATTTAGGGCTCCCCTACTTAGGAATGCAAGGGGGACAGCATCAGTGCTTTTTTAGCTGCTTCTGGTCCCAAATAGTTCATGTTGTTATTGACAGAGTCTTACAAATTTTCCCTTCTTTCCATGTTTGAGCATTATTCCACTGTCTCTCCCTTCTCTCAGGTATTCTTTTCATCGTCCCAGGTTGGTTTGTGAGCttgcaattttttctttctttcttttcatttaCCGATTGTTTCCAAAGGTGAATACAGTTAAAGGTTGTATTAATACTGCACAACGAGACAGCGATGTGTGTACAGCTGAGTGTAAGAAGATGACAACATAAATTATGTTGGGAAACCAGTTTGCACCTTCGTTTGTTGTCTTCACCAAATCTGTTTGTTCCATGTTAGCAACCCCTTCTTCTCATGATTTATTGTCTCATCGCATGAAGATACAGTTTCTGTTTTGTTGAAACATATTGCTTTCATGATGTAGAGCACAAGAATGACAAAGAGTTGTGGCTCTTCCACGCCCTTCATCCAGTTTAAATCATATGGTATGCAGTTTCTTCTTTTAGAATTAATATTTCTcttagatgttttattttttaaaataaaattcctaaaatttattattattattttttattttgtgtctgttatttttttattgatttatatattttaattaaaattttcagtTATGATTGATTACACATAAATCGTTTGGattattattgttgttcttgACGGGCTATAACTAGTTTTAGATGACTGAAAAGTTTTCTTCTGCTTGCATCAACCTCACGAGGAACCATAAGCCTGCATGCATAAAGAGGAGAAATCATTCCTTAGGACAAGCTTCGATAATGATGATTCCGAGTATAAAGTTCTAAATCTTAagcttttatttttattaatcgaatcacatttaatttttataattgagCCTTTTATCCCAACCATTTATGTTGTCATTGGGAATCAGAACGTAATGAATTCGGTCTTAATTGTTAGGCACGGTTAGACGAATCCACGTATGACTTCTCCTAAAATTTGTCTCACGACGCCTGTTCCAAGTTGGAAAGAAAACTACTGTGCTTTGACCCGGTCAAACCCCATATTAGAATGTGGCGCTACGTTGACTCCCTATAATTACCCCTCTTTGTCACGATGCCGTCGACGGTCCTCCTCCCTTGTGCCATTAGAAATGGCGTGAGCTCAAGAGACACCTTCGGCCTCGAAGCTGCCTTCTCCCGTCCATCGCAGGTTCCCTGAGAACAACGATGGCTAGGTAATTCCCGTCACAAGGTAACTCGCCTTTGCAGCCATTCCTCGATACGTTATATATCTGCATTCCCTTCGATCATAATGGTCCACATGGAAtgacttcctctctctctctctctcttatgacCCACGTTTCTTTATCTACATCAGATGAAGAAGAAGCATCTCCATTCTTCTTTCTAttgtattcaaattcaaatctatttgtttattgtttttttttgtcatttaatctacaaaaaaaattatattataattcttgAGAGCATCTTTGATGCACAAAAGGAATAATATTACTTTCACAGCCAACGTTGTTGAGTCACAGAATTTTTCCGGCTTGCATCGACCAATAATAATGCCGCTATTGGCCGATGGGAATGAAGCGCGAtcgtcttcttccttcttatCACGTAATTTTCTTCTCTGAATGCCACAAAGCAGAGAGCAGCAGCTCACGGCCACCATGGATAAGGAAGGCGTCGACCAGAAAGAGAAAAGCAACTCGGCTCCGTCAACTCCACGCCGGCTCGATCCTCCAAATGGCAGACGAACCATAGTCGACTCCCCTTACAGGCACATCCCCAGGCCACCTGAGAAGTCTCTCCCACACTATCTCAAACCAACGATATGCTCCACCCATTCCTCCAAGAACCAGCACCAGCCTTGTCATGCTTCCCCGCCATTCGCCGCCGCCAATGGTAAACGCCTTCCGCATAAGCTGATGATCCCCAGAGCTTCTCCGACGCCATGCCCACCTCAATTAAGCCCCACTTCCTCCAAGCACAGAGCAACACGGGCCCCTTCACTGTCACCTGTACACAAACTAGCCGTACGCAATGAAGCGAACTCGGAGAAGGCATCACCGAGTCCTCCTCTCAGAAAGACGAGAAGTCTCCCGTTGAAGAGGGACGCACAGCCTCATGCCAAGGTCGCGGAAGCTGAGGCGACTCGGTCGACTTCACCAAAGAGCAGAGACAAAGAAGGTAAACACCCCAAGAGCTCCGAGAAGAGTGCTGTCGTCGCAGCAGGCAAGCAGAGAGCACGAGCGAAGTCGATGTCCATGACCTCCATCGACATGGCGGAA
The window above is part of the Musa acuminata AAA Group cultivar baxijiao chromosome BXJ1-1, Cavendish_Baxijiao_AAA, whole genome shotgun sequence genome. Proteins encoded here:
- the LOC135675933 gene encoding villin-3-like isoform X2; translation: MAVSMKDVDSAFQGAGQKAGLEIWRIENFHPVPVPSSSYGKFFTGDSYVILKTTALKSGSLQHDIHYWLGKDTSQDEAGTAAIKTVELDAALGGRAVQYREVQGHETEKFLSYFKPCIIPQDGGISSGFKHTEINEREHVTRLFVCRGKHVVNVKEVPFARSSLNHDDIFILDTESKIFQFSGSNSSIQERAKALEVVQYIKETYHEGKCEVAAVEDGKLMADADAGEFWGCFGGFAPLPRKIASEGDRKAETFSAKLLCVDKGQAVPVEADSLTRKLLDTYKCYLLDCDTEIYVWMGRNSSLAQRKAASSAAEESLLEPGRPQAHVIRIIEGFETVMFRSKFEQWPQKNDAVVSDESRGKVAAFLKRQGLNAKGINKASPAKDEPQPYIDCSGNLQVWHINGKNKILLPPSDQSKFYSGDCYIFQYAYPGEEKEEYLIGTWFGKMSIEEERTAAISLANKMVENLKSQAVLARFYEGKEPIQLFSIFQSFLVFKGGVSSGYKKFVKENSTTDETYSEEGAALFRIQGSGPENMQAIQVEPVASSLNSSYCYILHSGSIVFTWSGSLTTSVDQELVERQLDLIKPNVQPKTQKEGTETEQFWSLLGGKSEHPSQKIGKEPEHDPHLFSCTFSKGNLKVTEIFNFTQDDLMTEDLFILDCHSDIYVWVGQQLDPKIRLQALSIAEKYIEQDFLMENLSRETPLYIIMEGSEPPFFTRFFNWDSAKSSMHGNSFQRKLAMVKNGVPPTPDKPKRRTPTSYAGRSSVPDKSQRSRSMSFSPERVRVRGRSPAFNALAANFENPNARNLSTPPPAVRKPSPKPVMLDPSKVAPKSGAIAVLSASFERPREIMIPKSIIPKSLKVSPENNKPKPEVNAKGSIATLNTRMETLTIQEDAKEGEAEDEGLPIFPYERLKTTSTNPVTDVDITKRETYLSSAEFKEKFGMTKESFYKLAKWKQNRLKMALQLF
- the LOC135675933 gene encoding villin-3-like isoform X1 translates to MGMEKPRIPVKNFASSSFKTTSKASPSSMAVSMKDVDSAFQGAGQKAGLEIWRIENFHPVPVPSSSYGKFFTGDSYVILKTTALKSGSLQHDIHYWLGKDTSQDEAGTAAIKTVELDAALGGRAVQYREVQGHETEKFLSYFKPCIIPQDGGISSGFKHTEINEREHVTRLFVCRGKHVVNVKEVPFARSSLNHDDIFILDTESKIFQFSGSNSSIQERAKALEVVQYIKETYHEGKCEVAAVEDGKLMADADAGEFWGCFGGFAPLPRKIASEGDRKAETFSAKLLCVDKGQAVPVEADSLTRKLLDTYKCYLLDCDTEIYVWMGRNSSLAQRKAASSAAEESLLEPGRPQAHVIRIIEGFETVMFRSKFEQWPQKNDAVVSDESRGKVAAFLKRQGLNAKGINKASPAKDEPQPYIDCSGNLQVWHINGKNKILLPPSDQSKFYSGDCYIFQYAYPGEEKEEYLIGTWFGKMSIEEERTAAISLANKMVENLKSQAVLARFYEGKEPIQLFSIFQSFLVFKGGVSSGYKKFVKENSTTDETYSEEGAALFRIQGSGPENMQAIQVEPVASSLNSSYCYILHSGSIVFTWSGSLTTSVDQELVERQLDLIKPNVQPKTQKEGTETEQFWSLLGGKSEHPSQKIGKEPEHDPHLFSCTFSKGNLKVTEIFNFTQDDLMTEDLFILDCHSDIYVWVGQQLDPKIRLQALSIAEKYIEQDFLMENLSRETPLYIIMEGSEPPFFTRFFNWDSAKSSMHGNSFQRKLAMVKNGVPPTPDKPKRRTPTSYAGRSSVPDKSQRSRSMSFSPERVRVRGRSPAFNALAANFENPNARNLSTPPPAVRKPSPKPVMLDPSKVAPKSGAIAVLSASFERPREIMIPKSIIPKSLKVSPENNKPKPEVNAKGSIATLNTRMETLTIQEDAKEGEAEDEGLPIFPYERLKTTSTNPVTDVDITKRETYLSSAEFKEKFGMTKESFYKLAKWKQNRLKMALQLF